The Sphingobacteriales bacterium nucleotide sequence TACTTCTTATCTTAAAAAGATATAATAAAAAAGATTTGTGCTAATTTTATTCAACAATAATTTCTCTACCATCAGATGAGATAACTGTAGAGTGGTTTCCTTTATTTGATTCAATTCTATCGCTAAAATCAATTGGTTCAAATTCTGATCTGTTACTTGAGTTATAATTGTTTCCTTGTTGAGATTCTGAATTTGAGTTTCTGAAATTTGCTTCTTGTATTTCTTGAGCTGAAGGCAGATTATCCCAGTTTCTACCTAGTGTGTCGTTTCCAACAATTACTATTTCTGGTTGTTTTCCTTTATTCTTGTCTGTAGAAAAGTTGATAATAGAAAAAACTCCTACTACAATAATTAAAAGAAATATGTGAAAGACTGTACGCATTTGATTGTACTTCATAATTATTTAGTTATAACAACTAAGATGCCAAAGAGTTTCAGAAGGTTGCATCTTTGTTTATAATTATTTAACACCATGCATCCATTTCTTTATTATTAATGAGCTTGGTATGATAACGATTGCTGCAATAACAGAAATAATGGCTATTTCCTTACATCCTTCTAAATATATTGGTAATGATTGTACGACAGTAAATGGTGTACCATCTATATTGGTTTCTGGAATTGCCATTTTTGAACCTATCCATCCTGCTAACTCGTGACCAAATGCGGAAGCCAAAAACCATGTACCCATCATAAATCCTACAATTTTTGCTGGTGATAATTTTGTAACCATTGATAAGCCAATTGGAGAAATAAACAACTCGCCAACTGTAATAAAAAAATATCCGATACAAAAATATATTAATGGCATGTATCCTGTTGCTAATCCTTTTGTGCCACCTTCTACAAATGCATAATAACCAATTGCTAAGAATATGAATGAAAGTCCAAATTTTACTGGGTCGTTTGGTTTTAGATTACGTTTGTCTAACCAACTCCACATTAATGCGAATATTGGTGTAAGCACAATGATGTAAAATGGATTTATTGAATTATTGACCATTGCAGAAGAAAGCTTAGTTCCTCCAACATTCATATCTACATTTCGTTCTGCCATCAGATTTAATGAACCACCTGCTTGTTCATAAAATGCCCAAAACAGTGTTGAAAAAATAATCATGGTTAGTGCTGCCCACAGCATCTGCATTGGTTTGTGTTCTTCTATTGATGCAACAAATAAAATGTATGCAATGGTGATAATACCTACAATTCCGAAAATGACTTGTGTAACATTATTATATAGTACAATTTCTACTGCAATAGCAACTGAGAGTAATGCACCAATATAAATTGTTTTCTCCCAATTTATTCCTACAAAAGATTTGGAGTTTAATAATTCTAGGTTTGAACTTTCGCCTTTGCCTTCTAACATTTTTCTATTTAGTAGAAATGTTATCAACCCAATTATCATAAATATTCCTGCTACACCAAAACCCAAATGCCAACTAATTTTTTGTCCTAAATAACCACAGATTGCACTGCCAAGAAATCCACCTACATTAATTCCCATATAAAATATAGCGTAGCCTGCATCTCTCCTTTTATCATTCTCTTCGTAATATTTTCCTAGAAAGCTTGAGATATTTGGTTTGAAAAATCCATTCCCAATGATTAAAAATCCTAAACCTAAGAAGAATGTTTGCTCAATTGGAATAGCTAAAACGAGATGACCTATTGCCATCATTATTCCACCAAAAATGATTGATTTCCTGAAACCCAATATTCTATCTGCAATGATGCCACCAAATAATGGTGTGATGTATACTAACGCATTGTACGCACCATACATTAAATTACTTTCTTTGTCTTTAAATAATAAAACATTTGTCATATACAAAATGAGTAAGGCACGCATTCCATAAAATGAAAAACGCTCCCACATTTCTGTAAAAAACAATAAAAAAAGTTGTTTGGGTTGGATGTCTCTATTTGTAAAATAAACGAAGAATATCATTAAGCTACAAAAAATTGAACCAACTACAATAACAATAACATCTAAACTCATATATAAATTATTTTTCTGTAATAAATTTGAACCTCAATGCTGAGATGCCACCAAAGATAGCAGGAATTATTAAATTAATAAACCATAAAATAATTGTTGCTGCCAAAATATCTAAATTATTTGAAGTGTATTTGCTGAAAATAAAAAGTGCTACGTTGCCTCTGAATCCAAAATCTATCAATGCAATATTTAATGGATTGATAGTTTGCAAAAAAAACATACTTATTGTAGAAATTAATAGTACAGAAAATTTAATTTCAATATCAAAAAAATATATTAGCAACATAAATTGAAAAACATACACTAAATATTTTAGAACTGATAAAAATTCTATTTTGAAAATATCTTTAGCATTGTACAACTTAATTATATCTATGTATTTTAGGTAATTTTTGAGTTTGCTATTATGTGGAAATTTATTTACTAAGTAATCAATATTATACAAGCATAAATGTGCTAATGAGATAAGTAATAAAACCATAAATATTACTCCAAATAGATAGATTATTTCAATTTGTGATTCGTACAATAGAAACAAAACAAAACCAAAGGTACCTAAAGAAATATTGACCACAATCTGAGTTGCACTGCCTAATAATGTAGACACTATTGCTTGCAATCTATCATTTTGCAATGCAAATACACGTCCGCCAAACTCGCCTATTCTACTTGGTGTGAATAATGAAAAAGTTATTCCAAACAATATACCTTCAATTGCGTCCATCCATGAAATGTGATGAAATCTATCAATTAGAAATTTCCATTTAATTGTTTCCAAACTCCAATTTACAATCATAAGAAGAAATACTACGATTAATATATGGTAATTAGATGTTATAGAATTTTTTACGTGTAAGACTGCTTCTGAGAAATTTGCATTCTTATATATTTGATAATAAAGCACCACAAATAAGAATATGATTATGGCACATTTTATTATAAAATTCACATATTTATTGCTTATTATATTCTTCAAGTTTGTAAAAATATCAATTAAACTACAATTTTTATAATTTGTAGTTGTAGATTTGTGATAATGACTTCAAAAAGTACAATTACAATATTAGGCATAGATCCTGGAACAAAAATTACAGGATATGGCATTATTAGTTCTAATACAAGACATGCTGAATTGCTCTTAATTGGAAGTATCTACACAGAAAAATATGATGACCACTATGATAAATTGAGCAGAATATATGATGAAGTTTTACAAATCATCAATATATACAAACCTGATGTTTTGGCAATTGAAGCACCATTTTATGCAAACAACGTACAGTCTATGCTAAAATTAGGCAGAGCACAAGGCATGGCAATTGCTGCTGCATTGTCCAAAAAAATTCCTGTACAAGAATATTCTCCAAAAAAAATAAAACAAAGTATAACTGGAAATGGAAATGCAGCAAAAGAACAAGTGGCTGCCATGCTGTGTCAAATTTTAAAAACTGATGCATTGCCCAAACAATTAGATGCAACTGATGGTTTGGCTGTTGCTATGTGTCATCATTTTTCATTGTATGGTTTACAAAATACAACTACAAAAAAATACTCAGGTTGGCAATCATTTATTAAAGACAATCCAAAAAGAATAATATAAATCTATAAATTATGAAAAAATACATTTTACTTATTATAATAATAAATTTAATATCTTGTAAAAACAATACAAAACAAGACAACAATTTTGTGCATGATGCTGCTTTTGAAAAGAAATTACAAGAACAATTGATTCTTGCTGAAGATGGTGCAACAATTGAGTTACCTGAAGGAAATTATTATTTCACAAAATCTATTTCTATAGAAGGCAAAAACAATATTACTATAAAAGGCAAAGGCAAAGATAAGACTCGATTTTCTTTCATCAACCAAAATGAAGGTGCTGAAGGAATGAATATTACCAATTGCAACAACATCGTTTTGGAAGATTTTACAATACAAGATGCACGTGGCGATAATTTTAAACTAAAATCTTGTGATGGTATTGAACTAAGAAACTTAAATGCCACTTGGACTACTGGCGCAGATTCATCGAATGGAAATTATGGATATTATCCTGTTGAATGCAAAAATGTATTGATAGAAAAATGTGATGTGTCTTATTGTGCTGATGCTGGTGTGTATGTAGGACAATCTATTAATGTAATAGTTAGAAATTGCACAGCATTTAGGAATGTTTGTGGTATTGAAATTGAAAACTGCATTAACTCAGAAGTACATGATAATTATAGTTATGATAATGCTGGTGGTATTGTTGTGTACGATTTA carries:
- a CDS encoding peptide MFS transporter, yielding MSLDVIVIVVGSIFCSLMIFFVYFTNRDIQPKQLFLLFFTEMWERFSFYGMRALLILYMTNVLLFKDKESNLMYGAYNALVYITPLFGGIIADRILGFRKSIIFGGIMMAIGHLVLAIPIEQTFFLGLGFLIIGNGFFKPNISSFLGKYYEENDKRRDAGYAIFYMGINVGGFLGSAICGYLGQKISWHLGFGVAGIFMIIGLITFLLNRKMLEGKGESSNLELLNSKSFVGINWEKTIYIGALLSVAIAVEIVLYNNVTQVIFGIVGIITIAYILFVASIEEHKPMQMLWAALTMIIFSTLFWAFYEQAGGSLNLMAERNVDMNVGGTKLSSAMVNNSINPFYIIVLTPIFALMWSWLDKRNLKPNDPVKFGLSFIFLAIGYYAFVEGGTKGLATGYMPLIYFCIGYFFITVGELFISPIGLSMVTKLSPAKIVGFMMGTWFLASAFGHELAGWIGSKMAIPETNIDGTPFTVVQSLPIYLEGCKEIAIISVIAAIVIIPSSLIIKKWMHGVK
- a CDS encoding flippase-like domain-containing protein gives rise to the protein MKNIISNKYVNFIIKCAIIIFLFVVLYYQIYKNANFSEAVLHVKNSITSNYHILIVVFLLMIVNWSLETIKWKFLIDRFHHISWMDAIEGILFGITFSLFTPSRIGEFGGRVFALQNDRLQAIVSTLLGSATQIVVNISLGTFGFVLFLLYESQIEIIYLFGVIFMVLLLISLAHLCLYNIDYLVNKFPHNSKLKNYLKYIDIIKLYNAKDIFKIEFLSVLKYLVYVFQFMLLIYFFDIEIKFSVLLISTISMFFLQTINPLNIALIDFGFRGNVALFIFSKYTSNNLDILAATIILWFINLIIPAIFGGISALRFKFITEK
- the ruvC gene encoding crossover junction endodeoxyribonuclease RuvC, which codes for MTSKSTITILGIDPGTKITGYGIISSNTRHAELLLIGSIYTEKYDDHYDKLSRIYDEVLQIINIYKPDVLAIEAPFYANNVQSMLKLGRAQGMAIAAALSKKIPVQEYSPKKIKQSITGNGNAAKEQVAAMLCQILKTDALPKQLDATDGLAVAMCHHFSLYGLQNTTTKKYSGWQSFIKDNPKRII
- a CDS encoding right-handed parallel beta-helix repeat-containing protein; this encodes MKKYILLIIIINLISCKNNTKQDNNFVHDAAFEKKLQEQLILAEDGATIELPEGNYYFTKSISIEGKNNITIKGKGKDKTRFSFINQNEGAEGMNITNCNNIVLEDFTIQDARGDNFKLKSCDGIELRNLNATWTTGADSSNGNYGYYPVECKNVLIEKCDVSYCADAGVYVGQSINVIVRNCTAFRNVCGIEIENCINSEVHDNYSYDNAGGIVVYDLPGLPLKHGKNCKVYNNKIEKNNFKNFAKPGSYVSDIPSGSGLIIMAYDSVEVYNNTFVDNKTLGCCAVSYYATGRSFNDSLYTAYATAIYIHNNTFKRKITLIPDLSSDLGKLVLAISQTPADIIYDGNYNTSMSNPDGSLQPKYKSCFTNNGNIKFFNLNANKSPDIMNVLKTYDTNLASFNCEINGIKGNK